In Deinococcus ruber, one genomic interval encodes:
- the cas7e gene encoding type I-E CRISPR-associated protein Cas7/Cse4/CasC → MKSVLEVHILQNFAPSNLNRDDTGSPKDAVFGGVRRARISSQSLKRSMRQYFREQKLLEPEDLAVRTKRLSKELTDRLVVLGHAEDEATVKVIAALGGMGLKVDEAKTQYLLFLGEREIGKIADLIHLRWDDLIVTSGEGKKGKDAKKDAKAAIPADLGKQLRETLDGGRAVDVALFGRMLADLPERNADAAAQVAHALGTGKAEREFDFYTAVDDLKPDDTAGADMLGTVEFVSATYYRYANLDLEQLRANLQNDTGLLLRGVEAFLRACIYAAPTGKQNTFAAHNLPSFVGFTVRQNASPRNLANAFEAPVTGAGLIEKSLEKLAAEWAMQDQKFGQGGQTQFLATVKVPTLTGATEAANVEALIASTLSDVRSALGLADAAD, encoded by the coding sequence ATGAAGAGCGTCCTTGAAGTCCACATTCTGCAGAACTTTGCCCCGAGCAACCTCAACCGTGACGACACCGGCAGCCCCAAAGACGCTGTGTTTGGGGGTGTGCGCCGCGCCCGCATTTCCAGCCAGAGCCTGAAGCGATCGATGCGGCAGTATTTCCGGGAGCAAAAGCTACTGGAGCCGGAAGACCTGGCAGTGCGAACCAAGCGACTGTCGAAGGAGTTGACCGACAGACTGGTGGTCCTCGGCCACGCTGAAGACGAGGCCACCGTGAAAGTCATCGCCGCACTGGGCGGGATGGGTCTGAAAGTGGACGAGGCGAAAACGCAATACCTGTTGTTCCTGGGTGAGCGGGAAATTGGGAAGATTGCTGACCTGATTCACCTGCGCTGGGACGACCTAATCGTGACCAGTGGCGAAGGCAAGAAAGGGAAAGACGCCAAAAAGGACGCGAAGGCTGCCATTCCTGCTGATCTGGGGAAACAGCTGCGTGAGACGCTTGATGGGGGCCGGGCCGTCGATGTCGCTCTCTTCGGACGGATGCTGGCTGATCTTCCTGAGCGCAATGCCGATGCTGCCGCACAGGTGGCGCACGCGCTGGGCACTGGCAAGGCCGAACGCGAGTTTGACTTCTACACAGCCGTCGATGACCTGAAACCCGACGATACGGCGGGCGCAGACATGCTGGGCACAGTGGAATTCGTGAGCGCCACCTACTACCGGTATGCCAATCTCGATCTGGAGCAGCTCCGCGCTAATCTTCAGAACGACACTGGACTGCTGCTGCGTGGCGTTGAGGCGTTCCTGCGTGCCTGCATTTATGCTGCGCCCACTGGGAAGCAGAACACCTTCGCCGCACATAACCTGCCCAGCTTCGTAGGATTCACCGTGCGGCAGAATGCCAGCCCTCGTAACCTTGCCAACGCATTTGAGGCGCCAGTGACGGGCGCGGGACTGATCGAGAAGAGCCTGGAAAAGCTGGCCGCTGAGTGGGCCATGCAGGACCAGAAGTTTGGACAGGGTGGGCAGACGCAGTTCCTGGCCACGGTCAAGGTGCCCACCCTAACGGGGGCCACCGAAGCCGCCAACGTCGAGGCGCTGATCGCCAGCACGCTGAGCGATGTGAGATCGGCACTGGGTCTGGCAGATGCGGCGGACTGA
- the cas3 gene encoding CRISPR-associated helicase Cas3', producing MTTLHQLLWAKSAKKETPDNWKPVLAHLLDVAACAWEVLLLEPESTRNQYAQDFGYPQTQEGRDTAMRWTCALIALHDLGKASPAFEQQWTEWPKKAEAATLGLDWNEGRTGPSHKPLGDVVSHSLISHATLPALLTTHGWNDNVARHLADAVGAHHGFRAKATELAKAEKPKEQGRGRWEEVRQELYDAVCTVLDVPVPPSIQTFSGGPYMRLAGLTSFADWIGSSFELEKFEHGHLEDPTAYFERARTLACEKLAQIDWQLRLPLSSTAQEFADVFKYMVPEDEHFQPRPLQTATQELLSEVAAPTLLLVEAPMGEGKTEIALYSHLTLQRQLGHRGLYIALPTQATGNAMFGRTTDFLNHVGGGRPLDLQLLHGGKELVRDFQNLRVHPNTQPEATDPQEELNGRSEAQRSVTAREWFTVRKRALLSEYGVGTVDQALLGVLPVAHQFIRLWGLGNRTVVLDEVHAYDMYTGHLIEELVKWLHALGSSVILMSATLPRARREALLRAYGADSAPWAEYPRLTRVSGGAVRAVTVQADASRNKTLQVRGLPESLHAVAARTLELHAQGGITAVIVNTVQRAQDLRRALADAGVPDDEVLLFHARARNKDRRSREERVLAQLGKNGNRPERLILLGSQVLEQSLDYDADVMLTDLAPVDLVLQRAGRLHRHARKEEVRAGHVKPVLHIAGLTPEAVPDMKGTAWQYIYQPWTLLRAWAILKDQPIIDLPAQLDELVQRAYQEADPDGLGADVQTRLAAALIRKTTQDSGGQAKATLSAIVSPETFPSGESKDPRWDADPISNDDEVGDEGERPVGGTRLGDESVTVVPLFRQGNSLYLDPDGMKAPLTSRDFGNAGLRQLNLVSAIHECSVRLSRYQVVKGIAAHAKANGLSKIHWSEVPALRDALPLVLDQQDGRWVTNVDGLLIRYDFELGVVYG from the coding sequence ATGACAACCCTGCACCAACTGCTGTGGGCCAAAAGCGCGAAGAAGGAAACGCCGGACAACTGGAAGCCGGTCCTGGCACATCTGCTGGACGTCGCGGCCTGTGCCTGGGAAGTCCTCCTGCTGGAGCCAGAAAGTACGCGCAACCAGTACGCCCAAGACTTTGGCTATCCGCAAACACAAGAGGGTCGGGACACCGCCATGCGCTGGACGTGCGCCCTGATCGCCCTGCATGATCTAGGCAAGGCCAGCCCGGCCTTCGAACAACAGTGGACGGAGTGGCCGAAGAAGGCGGAGGCGGCGACACTTGGCCTGGACTGGAATGAAGGACGAACGGGTCCAAGCCACAAGCCTCTTGGAGATGTGGTCTCGCACAGCCTGATCTCGCACGCCACGTTGCCTGCGCTGCTGACGACTCATGGCTGGAACGACAACGTGGCCAGACATCTGGCCGACGCCGTCGGCGCGCACCACGGCTTCCGGGCTAAGGCAACTGAGCTGGCAAAAGCCGAAAAACCTAAGGAGCAGGGCCGAGGGCGCTGGGAAGAGGTGCGTCAGGAACTCTACGACGCTGTGTGTACGGTGCTGGACGTGCCTGTGCCGCCAAGCATCCAGACCTTCTCCGGCGGCCCGTACATGCGCCTGGCAGGCCTGACCAGCTTCGCTGACTGGATCGGATCGAGCTTCGAGTTGGAGAAGTTTGAGCACGGGCATTTGGAAGACCCCACTGCCTACTTCGAACGAGCGCGCACGCTGGCCTGTGAGAAGTTGGCACAGATCGACTGGCAGTTACGTCTGCCGCTGAGCAGCACAGCGCAGGAGTTCGCTGACGTCTTCAAGTACATGGTGCCTGAAGACGAGCACTTCCAACCGCGCCCGCTCCAGACGGCCACCCAGGAATTGCTCTCGGAAGTCGCTGCTCCGACATTGCTGCTGGTCGAGGCCCCAATGGGCGAAGGCAAGACCGAGATTGCTCTGTATTCGCACCTGACCCTGCAGCGACAGCTCGGCCATCGGGGGCTGTACATCGCGCTCCCCACGCAAGCCACTGGCAACGCCATGTTCGGGCGCACTACCGATTTCCTGAACCACGTGGGGGGCGGCCGACCTCTTGACCTGCAACTGCTCCATGGTGGTAAGGAGCTGGTGCGGGACTTCCAAAACCTCCGGGTGCACCCCAACACTCAGCCTGAAGCAACCGACCCGCAGGAGGAACTGAATGGTCGCAGTGAAGCTCAGCGGAGCGTGACGGCCCGCGAGTGGTTCACCGTCCGGAAACGGGCGCTCCTCAGTGAGTACGGTGTGGGCACCGTCGATCAGGCGCTGCTGGGCGTGCTGCCGGTGGCCCACCAGTTCATCCGGCTGTGGGGACTGGGCAACCGCACGGTGGTGCTGGACGAAGTTCATGCCTACGACATGTATACCGGCCATCTGATCGAAGAACTGGTGAAGTGGCTGCACGCCCTGGGGTCCAGCGTGATCCTCATGTCAGCCACACTGCCCCGCGCCCGCCGAGAAGCGCTGCTGCGGGCCTATGGCGCTGACAGCGCCCCCTGGGCTGAGTATCCACGCTTGACCCGCGTTTCGGGTGGAGCAGTGCGCGCCGTGACGGTGCAGGCTGACGCCAGCCGAAACAAAACGCTTCAGGTGCGCGGCCTGCCGGAGAGCCTGCATGCTGTGGCCGCCCGTACCCTGGAACTGCATGCGCAGGGCGGCATCACAGCGGTGATCGTCAACACGGTGCAGCGTGCCCAGGACCTCCGCCGCGCCCTAGCGGATGCAGGAGTACCCGATGACGAGGTGCTGCTGTTTCATGCCCGCGCCCGCAACAAGGACCGGCGCAGCAGAGAAGAACGGGTGCTGGCACAGCTTGGGAAGAACGGGAATCGCCCGGAGCGGTTAATCCTTTTAGGGTCCCAAGTTCTGGAGCAATCACTAGATTATGATGCAGACGTAATGCTCACCGATCTGGCTCCGGTCGATCTGGTCCTTCAGCGCGCAGGCCGCCTCCACCGACATGCAAGGAAAGAGGAAGTTCGAGCCGGGCATGTCAAGCCTGTGCTGCACATCGCGGGCCTGACACCAGAAGCGGTGCCCGACATGAAAGGCACGGCCTGGCAATACATCTACCAACCCTGGACACTGCTGCGGGCCTGGGCCATCCTGAAAGACCAGCCCATCATCGACCTGCCCGCACAACTCGACGAGCTGGTGCAGCGGGCCTACCAAGAGGCCGACCCCGACGGGCTAGGGGCCGACGTGCAGACCCGGCTGGCCGCGGCGCTGATTCGCAAAACCACTCAGGATTCAGGTGGGCAGGCCAAGGCGACCCTGTCGGCCATTGTCTCGCCCGAGACCTTCCCGTCAGGCGAGTCCAAAGACCCACGCTGGGACGCCGATCCCATCTCCAACGACGACGAGGTTGGCGACGAAGGTGAGCGCCCAGTCGGCGGGACCCGGCTGGGCGATGAGAGCGTGACAGTAGTCCCGCTGTTCCGGCAGGGCAACAGCCTGTATCTCGATCCGGACGGGATGAAAGCTCCGCTCACCAGCCGTGATTTCGGGAACGCTGGCCTGCGGCAGCTTAACCTCGTCTCGGCCATTCACGAGTGCAGCGTGCGCCTCAGCCGCTATCAGGTGGTGAAGGGAATAGCTGCCCATGCAAAAGCCAACGGGCTCAGCAAAATTCATTGGTCAGAAGTGCCTGCTCTGCGAGACGCCCTGCCTTTGGTGCTGGATCAGCAGGATGGGAGGTGGGTGACGAATGTGGACGGCCTGCTAATACGGTATGACTTTGAGCTAGGTGTGGTGTATGGCTAA
- the cas1e gene encoding type I-E CRISPR-associated endonuclease Cas1e, protein MPAPKPPASEKRLIDSQKIIWGKQNLRELPKFRDGLSYLYVEYARIEVQDRSITVLNANGAADVPSAALGVLLLGPGTTVTHAAMKALADSGCSVLWVGEDGTRFYAGGVGESRSSRGLQQQVRLWSDPESHLQVVRRMYGLRFPERLPDHLTLRQIRGREGARVRDIYARASQESGVPWQGRSYKREQWDKADPVNRAISAGNACLHGLAHAAILSGGYSAALGFVHTGKQLSFVYDIADLYKAELVIPLAFESVADLPENIETRVRGKLRQAITSQRLLERMVADLHDLMGTQPEADVYEDDASRPGELWDPDGEITGGINHDGDDS, encoded by the coding sequence ATGCCCGCACCCAAGCCCCCAGCCTCCGAAAAGCGCCTCATCGACAGCCAGAAAATCATCTGGGGGAAACAGAACCTGCGCGAGCTGCCCAAGTTCCGCGACGGCCTGAGTTACCTGTATGTCGAATACGCCAGGATTGAGGTGCAGGACAGATCCATCACAGTGCTGAATGCGAACGGGGCGGCCGACGTCCCCAGTGCGGCGCTGGGGGTGCTGTTGCTCGGTCCTGGCACAACCGTTACCCACGCCGCTATGAAGGCACTGGCAGACAGCGGGTGCAGTGTCCTGTGGGTTGGGGAGGACGGCACCCGCTTTTATGCAGGTGGAGTAGGTGAGAGTCGGTCCAGCCGAGGACTCCAACAGCAGGTACGGCTGTGGTCTGATCCGGAGAGCCACCTCCAAGTCGTTCGCCGGATGTATGGTTTGCGGTTTCCGGAGCGCTTGCCAGATCACCTCACCCTCCGTCAGATTCGGGGACGGGAAGGCGCACGGGTGCGTGACATCTATGCCCGTGCCAGCCAGGAAAGCGGTGTTCCCTGGCAAGGCCGCAGCTACAAGCGCGAACAATGGGACAAAGCAGATCCGGTCAACCGCGCGATCTCAGCAGGCAACGCCTGCTTACACGGGTTGGCTCATGCAGCCATCCTGAGCGGGGGCTACAGCGCGGCGCTCGGCTTCGTCCACACCGGAAAACAGCTCTCTTTCGTTTATGACATCGCTGACCTTTACAAAGCAGAGTTGGTCATTCCACTGGCCTTCGAGTCGGTCGCCGATCTGCCGGAGAACATCGAGACACGGGTGCGCGGCAAGCTGCGGCAGGCGATTACCAGCCAACGGCTCCTGGAACGGATGGTCGCTGACCTTCATGACCTGATGGGTACCCAGCCCGAAGCAGACGTGTATGAGGATGATGCCTCGCGCCCTGGTGAGCTGTGGGACCCTGATGGTGAGATCACGGGAGGCATCAACCATGATGGTGATGATTCTTGA
- the casB gene encoding type I-E CRISPR-associated protein Cse2/CasB: MTVPERHAAETHFVTALGELERGSLAELRRSLSYKTGQSYFLERLIYEHLPEWYRGGWGNQAAFLVAGLYALVERPHSEPKTDESDAETVPETSKPAAPRNLGSALGRLYRAQENRPSTEKRFLALLDADEEQLADHLRHAVTLLNAGDIRLDWAQLLADVLSWSRPENRDRTREQWARAFYRPDHKANDVKNTEPVSTQEETE, from the coding sequence ATGACCGTTCCCGAACGACATGCTGCCGAAACACACTTCGTCACAGCCCTAGGTGAGCTGGAACGCGGATCACTGGCCGAACTGCGCCGCAGCCTGAGCTATAAGACCGGTCAAAGCTACTTTTTGGAGCGACTGATCTACGAGCATCTGCCCGAGTGGTACCGGGGCGGTTGGGGGAACCAGGCGGCGTTCCTGGTGGCTGGGCTGTACGCGCTGGTCGAGCGCCCCCACAGTGAACCCAAGACAGACGAATCGGACGCCGAAACCGTGCCGGAAACTTCGAAGCCCGCTGCCCCGCGAAATCTAGGCTCCGCGCTGGGCCGCCTGTACCGTGCTCAGGAGAACCGCCCGAGCACCGAGAAACGTTTCCTTGCTTTGCTGGATGCCGACGAGGAGCAGTTGGCCGACCATCTGCGCCACGCTGTGACGCTGTTGAACGCAGGCGATATCCGGCTCGATTGGGCGCAGCTGCTGGCCGATGTCCTGAGTTGGAGCCGCCCGGAGAACCGCGACCGCACCCGCGAGCAATGGGCGCGTGCGTTCTACCGCCCAGATCACAAAGCCAACGATGTCAAAAACACCGAACCCGTCAGCACTCAGGAGGAAACCGAATGA
- a CDS encoding phage major capsid protein, with product MTIKKLSQLEKGMYDDAAKKGLSLTQFLDELTRKGEIDGDLVKPEARNGRGERVDSFKQLLAAAGIRTKGEFAQTGDAFLSDPNNRVLFPEFVNRTYRDAETDALNALQISDVVAYRVGIDGSAYRTGVIAAGQEKDLEFGRVAQGAELPVYSIVLSEQAVNLYKYGGVLKMSYEAVRRATLPMVTRYVQKIARAQGRRRVKQALGVGMNGDGNLNPAPASAASSSTAFALVDLIRLQMDGINNGAQFNIITGDTAELSAVLALDVFVSPTATSRGADFRDTGEWPTILGMHPRLALVGSPLEGSKKLLGIETGQGLEEIYETGSQLTESDKLIDTQFERIAISENLGYSKPDVQAFRTIAHA from the coding sequence ATGACCATCAAGAAACTGAGCCAGCTCGAAAAAGGGATGTACGACGACGCCGCCAAGAAGGGCCTGTCGCTCACCCAGTTCCTCGACGAACTCACCCGCAAAGGCGAAATCGACGGCGACCTTGTCAAGCCCGAAGCCCGCAACGGCCGCGGCGAGCGCGTGGATTCCTTCAAGCAGCTGCTGGCCGCGGCAGGCATCCGCACCAAGGGCGAGTTCGCCCAGACGGGCGACGCCTTCCTGTCGGACCCCAACAACCGCGTGCTGTTCCCCGAGTTCGTGAACCGCACCTACCGGGACGCCGAGACCGACGCGCTGAATGCCCTGCAGATCAGCGACGTGGTGGCCTACCGTGTGGGCATCGATGGGTCGGCCTACCGCACCGGTGTGATCGCTGCGGGCCAGGAGAAAGACCTGGAGTTCGGGCGCGTCGCGCAGGGCGCGGAGCTGCCGGTGTACAGCATCGTGCTGTCCGAGCAGGCGGTGAACCTCTACAAGTACGGCGGCGTGCTGAAGATGAGCTACGAGGCGGTGCGCCGCGCCACCCTGCCGATGGTGACGCGCTACGTGCAGAAGATCGCGCGGGCCCAGGGTCGCCGCCGCGTCAAGCAGGCGCTGGGTGTCGGAATGAACGGAGATGGGAACCTCAACCCCGCTCCGGCCAGTGCCGCCTCCAGCTCCACGGCCTTCGCCCTGGTGGATCTGATCCGCCTGCAGATGGACGGCATCAACAACGGGGCGCAGTTCAACATCATCACCGGGGACACCGCCGAGCTGAGTGCCGTGCTGGCCCTCGACGTCTTCGTGTCGCCCACCGCTACCAGCCGCGGCGCGGACTTCCGCGATACCGGCGAGTGGCCCACCATCCTGGGCATGCACCCCCGCCTCGCCCTGGTCGGCAGCCCGCTGGAGGGCAGCAAGAAGCTGCTGGGCATCGAGACCGGACAGGGCCTGGAGGAGATCTACGAAACCGGCTCGCAGCTGACCGAGAGCGACAAGCTGATCGACACGCAGTTCGAGCGCATCGCCATCAGCGAGAACCTCGGCTACAGCAAGCCCGACGTGCAGGCCTTCCGCACCATCGCCCACGCCTGA
- the cas2e gene encoding type I-E CRISPR-associated endoribonuclease Cas2e, with translation MMVMILERVPPSLKGDLSRWLVEVTTGVYVGHASALVRDLLWDKCVRYVYRGRCYQLFRTNNEQGFEIRMHGDVGKAIVDFDGLQLMAFKDSRWLAFQQAELEAGSMKAQNDT, from the coding sequence ATGATGGTGATGATTCTTGAGCGCGTGCCGCCAAGTCTGAAGGGAGATCTCAGCCGCTGGCTGGTTGAAGTGACGACGGGTGTCTACGTGGGTCATGCCAGTGCGCTGGTACGCGATCTACTGTGGGACAAGTGCGTGCGCTACGTCTACCGGGGGCGCTGCTATCAACTCTTCCGGACCAACAATGAGCAGGGCTTCGAGATACGCATGCACGGCGATGTGGGGAAGGCTATTGTGGACTTTGACGGCCTACAGCTTATGGCTTTCAAAGATTCGCGTTGGTTAGCCTTCCAGCAGGCCGAGTTAGAGGCGGGAAGCATGAAAGCGCAAAATGACACTTAA
- the casA gene encoding type I-E CRISPR-associated protein Cse1/CasA, whose translation MSGNTFNLLSEPWIPVRPLGAPGVQLVGIREALEQAREFTGIEDTSPLQTAALYRLLLAVLHRALMGPKDSRDVVTWWNDGFPEGALKTYLQTHTPRFELFGEQPFLQVADLPLEGFKQSWERLGAEVGGGNTTLLFNATRRIGHLPPALDPASAARRLLEHQTFALGGLTKKFTTSALGAPSATSAMILARGGTLHETLCLNLVPYTQGIQDDLPPWELPEPMTVQTIQGFYPGKEKLAQPVRGVAQGYAWQGRSVRLEREDDGRVRFLAYAEGVPPNLTAGWRDPMVALRTLKDGTLYPMKLSPERLFWRDFEAVMPTHARETYINAQEKARISLGSPPLVLEHATDLYRRLGRGGTPIPLMVFGQINDQGKIEMWRSERYELPTAAQDDNVYQFIPEALDLAKDTRDALNHAVRGLASKLLSAGGRDAHKDDVSKLARSLGAEQLYWSSLEDPFRAFLNTLGGDADAALNSWDRALAKVAQAAWDVAKQSAGDDARAMRAKYESEGYLMKHLNTLRKGA comes from the coding sequence TTGTCTGGAAATACATTCAACTTACTGAGCGAGCCCTGGATTCCAGTTCGGCCGCTCGGTGCGCCCGGCGTGCAACTGGTGGGCATCCGCGAGGCGCTGGAGCAGGCCCGTGAGTTCACAGGCATCGAAGACACTTCACCTCTCCAAACGGCAGCCCTGTACCGTCTGCTGCTGGCCGTTCTGCACCGCGCCCTAATGGGCCCGAAAGACTCCCGTGACGTGGTGACGTGGTGGAACGATGGCTTCCCGGAAGGGGCACTGAAGACCTACCTCCAGACCCACACCCCGCGGTTCGAACTCTTTGGGGAACAGCCATTCCTGCAGGTGGCCGACCTGCCGCTGGAAGGCTTCAAGCAGTCGTGGGAACGTCTGGGCGCGGAAGTCGGGGGTGGCAATACCACGCTGCTTTTTAATGCTACGCGGCGCATTGGGCATCTGCCACCCGCGCTGGACCCGGCGAGCGCCGCCCGGCGCCTGCTGGAACACCAGACGTTCGCGTTGGGCGGTCTGACCAAGAAGTTCACCACGTCGGCCCTAGGGGCGCCCTCAGCAACATCGGCCATGATCCTGGCACGCGGCGGGACCCTACACGAGACACTCTGCCTGAATCTGGTGCCGTACACGCAGGGTATACAGGATGATCTCCCGCCCTGGGAACTGCCGGAGCCGATGACCGTGCAGACCATCCAGGGGTTCTACCCCGGGAAGGAAAAGCTCGCCCAGCCGGTACGAGGCGTGGCGCAGGGCTACGCTTGGCAGGGCCGAAGCGTGAGGCTGGAGCGCGAAGACGATGGCCGGGTGCGTTTCTTAGCCTACGCCGAGGGCGTACCGCCAAATCTGACAGCTGGGTGGCGCGACCCAATGGTGGCGCTCCGGACACTCAAAGACGGCACGCTCTACCCCATGAAACTCAGTCCAGAGCGGCTCTTCTGGCGCGATTTCGAAGCGGTGATGCCAACCCACGCCCGCGAAACGTACATCAATGCCCAGGAAAAGGCCAGAATTAGCCTTGGCAGCCCTCCTCTCGTGCTGGAACATGCCACAGATCTGTATCGCCGGCTGGGGCGCGGTGGAACACCGATTCCGCTGATGGTCTTCGGTCAGATCAATGATCAGGGCAAGATCGAGATGTGGCGTTCCGAGAGATACGAACTCCCTACCGCGGCGCAGGACGACAACGTGTACCAGTTCATTCCGGAAGCGCTTGACCTCGCAAAAGACACTCGCGACGCCCTGAATCACGCTGTGCGCGGGCTGGCCTCAAAATTACTGAGCGCCGGGGGACGGGACGCCCACAAAGACGACGTTTCCAAACTGGCCCGCAGCTTGGGTGCCGAACAACTGTATTGGAGCAGTCTGGAAGACCCGTTCAGGGCATTCCTGAACACGCTGGGTGGAGACGCAGATGCCGCGCTGAACAGTTGGGACCGAGCGCTTGCGAAGGTGGCTCAGGCTGCCTGGGACGTTGCCAAACAGAGTGCGGGCGACGACGCCAGGGCCATGCGCGCCAAGTACGAATCGGAGGGCTATCTGATGAAGCACCTGAATACTCTAAGGAAAGGCGCATGA
- the cas6e gene encoding type I-E CRISPR-associated protein Cas6/Cse3/CasE produces the protein MHLSRLTLNPRNRQVQSDLRNPYDLHRTLTFGWADEGQELPTGERVLWRLDAEQPPTLLVQSVTTPDWSRLMSRHPGYLDTFKVTALDPARLDALSQPEGRYRFRLRANPTVTKREDQEGEARNQKPKRYGLYSADAQAQWLVGLAARSGFVAERFEIVSSERFRARKGKALVTLAAATFEGELRVTDAPQLRAALQHGLGHGRAFGMGLLSLAPLS, from the coding sequence ATGCACCTCTCCCGATTGACGCTCAACCCAAGAAACCGTCAGGTCCAGTCTGACCTGCGCAACCCGTACGACCTGCACCGCACCCTCACCTTCGGGTGGGCGGATGAGGGTCAAGAGCTGCCGACCGGTGAGCGCGTGCTGTGGCGGCTTGACGCCGAACAGCCACCAACCCTGCTGGTGCAGAGCGTCACCACCCCCGACTGGAGCCGTTTGATGTCGCGTCACCCCGGCTACCTGGACACCTTCAAGGTCACGGCACTCGACCCCGCCCGCCTGGACGCCCTCTCACAGCCGGAAGGGCGCTACCGGTTCCGACTGCGAGCCAACCCGACGGTGACCAAACGCGAGGATCAGGAGGGCGAGGCAAGGAACCAAAAGCCGAAACGCTACGGTCTGTACAGTGCCGACGCTCAGGCACAGTGGCTGGTAGGGTTGGCGGCCAGAAGCGGCTTCGTGGCTGAACGGTTCGAGATCGTCAGCAGCGAACGCTTCCGAGCACGCAAGGGCAAAGCTCTGGTCACGCTGGCCGCCGCCACCTTCGAGGGCGAATTGCGCGTCACCGACGCTCCACAACTGCGTGCGGCCCTTCAGCACGGCCTGGGGCACGGGCGGGCCTTCGGGATGGGGTTGCTGAGTTTGGCCCCGCTGAGTTGA
- the cas5e gene encoding type I-E CRISPR-associated protein Cas5/CasD, with protein sequence MATLLLQLIAPMQSWGSRSRFDDRDTEREPTKSGVLGLVASALGRPRSADVSDLSALMFGVRVDRAGQVRTDYHTAQEGNGTAVTRRHYLADAAFLIGLEGAPELLGQIDMALRTPFWPPFLGRKSFPPSQPMFVEGGVQEGSLLDVLTAYPVIHPSPDTQARFVLELRPGERTSHATSFRMDQPTGTFAERRYTSRQVKSWTASRTQENP encoded by the coding sequence ATGGCCACCCTGCTTCTTCAACTCATCGCTCCGATGCAGTCGTGGGGCAGTCGCTCGCGCTTTGATGACCGCGACACCGAGCGGGAACCCACGAAAAGTGGGGTGCTCGGGCTGGTGGCCTCAGCGCTCGGGCGACCAAGGAGCGCCGACGTGAGTGACCTTAGCGCGTTGATGTTTGGCGTGCGCGTAGACCGCGCCGGACAGGTCCGCACTGATTACCACACCGCACAGGAGGGCAACGGCACAGCAGTGACGCGCCGGCATTATCTGGCTGACGCCGCCTTCCTGATTGGCTTAGAAGGTGCCCCTGAACTGTTGGGACAGATCGACATGGCCCTGCGTACTCCATTTTGGCCACCGTTTCTAGGCCGCAAAAGCTTTCCACCTTCTCAGCCGATGTTTGTAGAAGGCGGCGTACAAGAAGGTTCACTGCTGGACGTTCTCACCGCTTACCCAGTCATCCACCCAAGTCCGGATACCCAGGCACGGTTCGTGCTGGAACTGCGGCCAGGAGAGAGAACCAGCCACGCCACCAGTTTCCGCATGGATCAGCCCACCGGAACGTTCGCCGAGCGACGCTACACAAGTCGGCAGGTGAAGAGCTGGACGGCCTCCCGTACCCAGGAGAACCCCTGA